From a region of the Tursiops truncatus isolate mTurTru1 chromosome 13, mTurTru1.mat.Y, whole genome shotgun sequence genome:
- the TPST2 gene encoding protein-tyrosine sulfotransferase 2 isoform X1 gives MRLSVRRALLAAGFALALVLAVQLGQQVLECRVALGGPRGPRRAMRPEQEDLVMVGTDHVEYRYGKAMPLIFVGGVPRSGTTLMRAMLDAHPEVRCGEETRIIPRVLAMRQAWSKSGREKLRLDEAGVTDEVLDAAMQAFILEVIAKHGEPARVLCNKDPFTLKSSVYLSRLFPNSKFLLMVRDGRASVHSMITRKVTIAGFDLSSYRDCLAKWNKAIEVMYAQCMEVGEDKCLPVYYEQLVLHPRRSLKLILDFLGISWSDSVLHHEDLIGKPGGVSLSKIERSTDQVIKPVNLEALSKWTGHIPGDVLRDMAQIAPMLARLGYDPYANPPNYGNPDPIVINNTHRVLKGDYKTPANLKGYLQVNQNSTSSHLGSS, from the exons ATGCGCCTGTCGGTGCGGAGGGCACTGCTGGCAGCCGGCTTCGCCCTGGCCCTGGTGCTGGCGGTCCAGCTTGGGCAGCAGGTGCTGGAGTGCCGGGTGGCACTGGGGGGCCCCCGCGGCCCCCGGCGGGCCATGCGGCCGGAGCAGGAGGACCTGGTGATGGTGGGCACGGACCACGTGGAGTACCGCTACGGCAAGGCCATGCCGCTCATCTTCGTGGGGGGCGTGCCCCGGAGTGGCACCACGCTCATGCGTGCGATGCTGGACGCCCACCCCGAGGTGCGCTGCGGGGAGGAGACCCGCATCATCCCCCGCGTGCTGGCCATGCGCCAGGCCTGGTCCAAGTCGGGCCGGGAGAAGCTGCGGCTGGACGAGGCGGGTGTGACAGACGAGGTGCTGGATGCCGCCATGCAGGCCTTCATCCTGGAGGTGATCGCCAAGCACGGAGAGCCGGCCCGCGTCCTCTGCAACAAAGACCCCTTCACGCTCAAGTCCTCTGTCTACCTGTCGCGCCTGTTTCCCAACTCCAAGTTCCTGCTGATGGTGCGGGACGGCCGGGCCTCCGTGCACTCCATGATCACCCGCAAGGTCACCATTGCCGGCTTCGACCTCAGCAGCTACCGTGACTGCCTCGCCAAGTGGAACAAGGCCATTGAGGTGATGTACGCCCAGTGCATGGAGGTGGGCGAGGACAAGTGCCTGCCCGTGTACTACGAGCAGCTGGTACTGCACCCCCGGCGCTCCCTCAAGCTCATCCTCGACTTCCTCGGCATCTCCTGGAGCGACTCCGTCCTGCACCATGAGGACCTCATCGGCAAGCCCGGCGGCGTCTCCCTGTCCAA GATCGAGCGATCCACAGACCAGGTCATCAAGCCCGTGAACCTGGAAGCTCTCTCCAAGTGGACTGGCCACATCCCTGGGGATGTGTTGAGGGACATGGCCCAGATCGCCCCCATGCTGGCTCGGCTTGGCTATGACCCCTATGCAAACCCGCCCAACTACGGCAACCCCGATCCCATCGTCATCAACAACACACACCGG gtCTTGAAAGGGGACTATAAAACACCAGCCAATCTGAAAGGCTATCTTCAG GTGAACCAGAATAGCACCTCTTCCCACCTAGGAAGCTCATGA
- the TPST2 gene encoding protein-tyrosine sulfotransferase 2 isoform X2, whose amino-acid sequence MRLSVRRALLAAGFALALVLAVQLGQQVLECRVALGGPRGPRRAMRPEQEDLVMVGTDHVEYRYGKAMPLIFVGGVPRSGTTLMRAMLDAHPEVRCGEETRIIPRVLAMRQAWSKSGREKLRLDEAGVTDEVLDAAMQAFILEVIAKHGEPARVLCNKDPFTLKSSVYLSRLFPNSKFLLMVRDGRASVHSMITRKVTIAGFDLSSYRDCLAKWNKAIEVMYAQCMEVGEDKCLPVYYEQLVLHPRRSLKLILDFLGISWSDSVLHHEDLIGKPGGVSLSNPSSLPRIERSTDQVIKPVNLEALSKWTGHIPGDVLRDMAQIAPMLARLGYDPYANPPNYGNPDPIVINNTHRD is encoded by the exons ATGCGCCTGTCGGTGCGGAGGGCACTGCTGGCAGCCGGCTTCGCCCTGGCCCTGGTGCTGGCGGTCCAGCTTGGGCAGCAGGTGCTGGAGTGCCGGGTGGCACTGGGGGGCCCCCGCGGCCCCCGGCGGGCCATGCGGCCGGAGCAGGAGGACCTGGTGATGGTGGGCACGGACCACGTGGAGTACCGCTACGGCAAGGCCATGCCGCTCATCTTCGTGGGGGGCGTGCCCCGGAGTGGCACCACGCTCATGCGTGCGATGCTGGACGCCCACCCCGAGGTGCGCTGCGGGGAGGAGACCCGCATCATCCCCCGCGTGCTGGCCATGCGCCAGGCCTGGTCCAAGTCGGGCCGGGAGAAGCTGCGGCTGGACGAGGCGGGTGTGACAGACGAGGTGCTGGATGCCGCCATGCAGGCCTTCATCCTGGAGGTGATCGCCAAGCACGGAGAGCCGGCCCGCGTCCTCTGCAACAAAGACCCCTTCACGCTCAAGTCCTCTGTCTACCTGTCGCGCCTGTTTCCCAACTCCAAGTTCCTGCTGATGGTGCGGGACGGCCGGGCCTCCGTGCACTCCATGATCACCCGCAAGGTCACCATTGCCGGCTTCGACCTCAGCAGCTACCGTGACTGCCTCGCCAAGTGGAACAAGGCCATTGAGGTGATGTACGCCCAGTGCATGGAGGTGGGCGAGGACAAGTGCCTGCCCGTGTACTACGAGCAGCTGGTACTGCACCCCCGGCGCTCCCTCAAGCTCATCCTCGACTTCCTCGGCATCTCCTGGAGCGACTCCGTCCTGCACCATGAGGACCTCATCGGCAAGCCCGGCGGCGTCTCCCTGTCCAA CCCGTCCTCTCTCCCCAGGATCGAGCGATCCACAGACCAGGTCATCAAGCCCGTGAACCTGGAAGCTCTCTCCAAGTGGACTGGCCACATCCCTGGGGATGTGTTGAGGGACATGGCCCAGATCGCCCCCATGCTGGCTCGGCTTGGCTATGACCCCTATGCAAACCCGCCCAACTACGGCAACCCCGATCCCATCGTCATCAACAACACACACCGG gattag